The genomic DNA tttcccttctgttcttatttttcaactctaTCTATGACTGAGATAGTCccatattctttcttctctttctggctgatatcATTTAACAGGAatccttcatgctccatccaagatgaggtgaagaaggtgaattcatcatttttaatagatgggtagtattccattatgcatatataccacaactttctcagtcactcatctgttgctggacacttgagttgcttccaggttttggctattagaaattgtgctactatgaacataggtgtacacagattttttttcggTTGTCCACAaacgttttccttttttaaaaaatgtcttaacggggatgggtggtggcacacctggttgagcacataagttacaatgcacaaggagccaggttcaagtccctggtccctacctgcaggctgaaagattcgtgagtggtgaagcagtgctgcaggtgtctctctgtctctcttcttccttatcccccttttcctcttgatttctggctgtctctatccagtgaataaataaggataataaaaaattattaactatttaatattggttcacaaaagtacatgtcaacaggggtatcaGTCCACTCCACTCCCAcaaccagggttctgaatcttcagtctccctacTGCAAGCTgctgcagttcccctaaggttgtggacatgggccaaccatcatctctacaactatctgtttacatttatacataatttccccctttttcttccttatcCAATCCTTCTTATCCTTTAAGCCAATCATGACATATGTCCCTctacttttcctcctctctctcccaatgctgatggagttggagttcagagccctcttattttcttcctctgATCACTTCTTCCCCGCTGGCAATAAGGACCAAGGTTGTttttggagtgtagaaggtgggagttctgacttttgtaattgcttttccattagatgtgggctttggcaggtcaatccataacccagcctgtttctgtctttccctagtgggccagagttctggagaggtgaggttccaggacacactggtgaggtcatctttccagagaagttgggatagaatcatggtagcatcttcatattgatgtctggaaggtggcaggacataaactgAGACTAAATAGTTAATGAACAGGGGCCAAAAAGTtgtaatagagcagatgagattaggaatcttATGGTAGAacaaagctagaaagtccatcttaGGCATGGTCCTAGGGACacacaattatggtagttttgcttgagtgtaATATCTAGCATGAAGtggaataaaaatattgtctgagaaaatggtgtcagagtagagaaaagggctagaaagttgaattagggcagtgagtagctccaaTTCTTGAAAaatttctgtggataaaattaactatttagctccattcacctgacccaggacacacacacacacacacacacacacacacacacacacacacacacacacacacacacacacacacacacacacacacacacacaccttggagTGCTTCTGGCAGCTATGGAGGCCcaaccgccgccgccgccgccaccaccacgaGTGCGCCCGAGCTGTTACTCCAACTGTGAGTACTCCATCAACATGCAGATCAACTTGGAGCTCTACGCCTCCTCCGTCTATCTGTCCATGAGCTGCTATTTCGGGCGTGATGATGTTGCTTTGAGACACTTAGCCCAGTTCTTTCTGCGCCTGTCGAGCGAGGAGAGAGCACACGCTGAGAAGCTGATTCAGTTCCAGCACCAGCGCGGGGTGCACACCAATCTCCCTGACATCCATGTGTGTGATGACTGGGAGACTGGACCAAAGGCCATGAATTTTGCCCTCAGCCTAGAGAAGCATGTGAATCAGAACCTGTCCAATCTGCACAAACTGGCCACCGATATGAATGATACCCAATTGTGTGACTTCCTGAACAACCACTATCTGCATGTTCAAGTCAAGTCCATTAATAACCAGACAAAATTGAGGACCCCAGAAGAGGACCTGGCAGAGTACTTCTTTCACAAGCTTACCCTGGATGACTAACAGAACTGAGCCTGGACTGCCTTACCCATAGCTATGAGCTACATAGTATAATATCACTCTTGGAAAACATTGTTTCAGCTTTTTTTTCATCCATGCCATTTATTCAAATAAAATCACTTGTTTCTTAAGCAAATAAAGGCCTCTAGTTTGTGTCTGTAATTTtcactgtttgtttatttactacattttcagataaaagagGAAAGCagttatgctgccactgcctttttgcttctgattgtatccagagatgccaagctggAAGTGTCAACCATCCAACTCCAGTAATCTGGTGTGACCTTTCCTAACACgtaggactacctagttccacttcatctggtacatgtgctgccagtcactgaactcaggacctcatgcttgagagtccgatactttatccactgcaccacttctcagaccactggtttactttctttttaaaaaaaatacctttatttattgaatagagacaaccataaatctggggggggagaaagagagagagacagagaggagagagacacacttgcagcattgcttcactatttgcaaagctttccttctgcagatgcgGGTTTTGGGCTTGAATCTGCaatcttgcacattataacatgtgtgttcaagcaaGTGTGACATCACACAGCCCCAAACAATTtgatttcttctgttttatttgaattTTGGGGGCAAGTTTATATAAATAAGATCTCTAGATTCTATGAGTGAGagcatttggtagttgtctttcaactaTTTTGTACATGATCacccccagttccatccatttgtcccaaaggacacaatatcatatttttgatggcagagtagtattccatgggatatatatcccataacttctttaagcCAGTCATcttttgatgggcatttaggctgccctCATTCTTTGCCTATTGTGAATAACGTAGCTATAAAATTGAAtccatcttcagttgtaatttcaccTCTCTCATTCCTGATTGCTTTTATTATagctttctctctacctatccacacaattctctctctctctctctctctctctctctctctctgtgtgtgtgtaagtctaGCCCCATAGTTTATCTAGGTTTATCCATTTTATTCATCCTTTTGGataaccagctcttggtttcattataaTCTTTTGCATTATCTTTCTGGATTCtagttcattgatttctgctctgattttgccTTCCTTCTGCTTATTTTTGTGTCCTTTtcttgctccttttctagttgactCAGTTATGATGTTAGGTAGCTTACCTGAGATCTTCACTGCTTGTTAGTATGGGCCTGCATGAATATAAACTTTcctcttaggacagcttttgcCACATCCTACAGATTCTGGtagtttgtctcttttttttcttagttttccaagAATTTTTTAAGTCCTCTTCTGATTTCTTCAGTGACTCAAATGTTATTCAGAAGTGTATTGCTCAATCTTCATAGTTTAGGTGTATTTCTCTTTGTGGTTGATTTTTCCCCATATATatggaaacgctgacaaaaccataggataagggggtacagctccacgcaattcccaccaccaaaactccatatccaatcctctcccttgatagctttcctatttttttaatttataaaaaggaaacactgacaaaaccataggataagaggggtataactccacacagttcccaccaccagaactctgtatcccatcccctcccttgatagcttatgtattctttaaccctctgggagtatggatctaaggtcattgtgggatacagaaggtggaaggtctggcttctgtaattgcttccatgctgaacattgactggtcggtccatactcccagcctgcctctctcttttcctagtagggtgggtctctggggaagcagagctccaggacatattggtggggtcatctgtccaaggaagtctggttggcatcatgctagcttttgtcaggtttattcctagatattttattatttttttgctataTAAGAATCTTTTATTGAATGAAATTTCTAAATCATGTGATCAAGCTGTTAGACTATTTAaaatgaatgttttctttttttactagatTGAATTGATACATAGTTCATCTTTGGGAAACATTTAAAATTAAGGAAAGACTATCttacttctttaaaaattatattatcttTCTTAAATGCTATCCAAAATGTAGGAGTGAATGAAATATTATTACTTTGTTGTTATTTAATGGAAAACATATGGGAAATTTTTTGTCTTTATACTATACATTTTGGTTTGTTTACTTTTGAAGATGCAATTATTTGCTCATCTTGACAATATGCTTGTCAGTGGCAAGAGTTATTACCCATATTACTCACTGCACTTAAATATGTAGTCAACACAAGGTATTTAAACACAGTTAAGAACTCTTAAGTAATTCTCAGGCTACTTTTAGAGGGAAGACCTTGATGTTTTGCCATGATGTAAGATAGAGGTTTAGGTTTTTTAGAAGATAGTCACTGGATGCTTTCATTCCACTATATTTTTGTTATGTTAGGATTTAATTTCCTATTGACATTTTTTCAGGAATAATTCCCGGGTCATTTCTGGACCAGAGGATTATAATTTGGTGGGTGGCTGTAGAGACCTTTTAACTAAGATGGAAAAGGAGGAGTGTAATAGGGAGTCAGAACATAGTAATAAAGGGTTTAGGAATAACCAAAAGATATAAAAGCTGGAGGACAAATCTTTTTTCATTATATCTCTTTTCTGTGCACTACATGACCTCCATTTTTATTGTGTTCTCTGAAATGTAGCGCTACGTGTATAATTAAGAATGGATTCTATGTGTGCTCTCTACTTGCAAATGTGTAGTTGCTACCATGGAAACAGCAAAGGAACCCACAGAAGAGGCACTCTCTGATTAATGTAATTATAAAGCAAGCTGTATAAGACCCTTAAACACCATTTATTTCTGCATGAGGAAGACATTAAAATGGTTATTATGTTCAGCAAGTTAACATCCAAATCTTTaggaccatgtgatttttatgtCATGATTAAGGTAATGTTTATCTTGTTCATTCAAGATCATAGCCTAACGATAACAATGTTGTATTTTGATTCAATTCAATTCCTCAGAATAGTTGAGTGTCTTCTATGTAGTAGGAACTAGTGAGATCTGCAAATGTTATAGTCACATGAATGACATGATCCCTACTCTTGAAGACTTTACAGTCTAACAGACCTAGATTATTACAAAGcaaatgtgattttaaaagttcatAACATTGCAGTATAGTGGAAAACAGTATTTTTTCTTGTGGCATATTGTATCAGTCAGAGTCTCTGCTGGAAACAGATGGCACAATCAAATTGGGTAATCTGAGAAGAGTTTAGTAACGGAACTACTTACAAGTTATGGCCTGGGTATAGGGAAACCACAGGGTTAGTGAAATGCCTCAGGAGATAGTCACAGCAAGGTGTTATTTCCACTGAAGGAAAGAGAACAGTAAATGGAAAGTGGAGAGAAGGATGTATTACTTGCTAAAAATTTTGATTTCCAATTAACGATGTAGTCAATCATAGTGACTCCACAGGGAGACTCAGAGGACTAACTATCCTAACATTTCTCTTTTACTTCCTTTTGAACTGATGCTACTGTTCCTTCCAATTGTCTTAAGCCAACAGGAAGTCATAGGTGAGGAAATCAACTGATATAATATAAATAGTTCAGTTTGTCAGAGTACAAAGCAGGATGACTTGTGGACAAAATCTGGAGAAAGGAAACGGAGAATATCTAATATACATTTGCATATAAATACCCATTCATTAAaggtacacacatatatgtatatacccatatacatatatatgtgtatgtattctattttcttttaaaaaatacttgttttGCTTATTATATGTGAAAGAGAGTCTCACATGATACAGAAATAGTggcagaaaaggagggaggaagagagagagagggaaagagagagaagttaggGCACTGACCTGGtaatgtggcaccagggattgaactgagtaCAAGTCAAATCCTCTACCAATGGAGCCATTTCCCcatcctatttattttctttttgctgagTGTTTGTCTGAACATTTGTAGAAGATCCTTTTTATGTACAGCACCTTGTGGTAGAGTCTAAATTAATTTTTGGGTGAATGTGAAACTCTAATAAATGTAATTTCATGTATCATGTTCTTTCCAGGTGATAAGTGGACTCAATTATTTACAGACTAGTTGGTTATTACTAAATATTTCTAGGCTATATTCTCATGAAAGTATGCTGAAATGGGAGGAAAAGTCATTCAACAAACACTGTTGAACATATATTAAGTTCTTGGTGTTTGCTTTATTGGCTCAGCTAAAGAAATCACAAGCATGAGATCATAGGACATGAAGAGAGTAAGATATAGATTGATATCTTTTCCCCATTCTTACCCTGCTTTGCACCTGCACTTCTGGCTATGGTCAAGTCTCTCAGTCACTATAATTTCTGCTGAGTGTCTCTTTTTACATAGTCCCAGATTTCACTAGTTTCTGTAACActatttcttcctccttttcttttaatcATAAGGTCAGTAATGGCTTCCAGTTATGATTCATCTGTAGATGCCTCAACCTTTCTTGTTTTTGCCCCAAACTTACTCACACATCCGTAAGTAGTCCTTTATTAAAATATCATTGAATCATCGGAGTAGAATTATTTTTTCTTGCCATAACCCTGATTGATATACTTACAGTTATAAATTGCTAAAATATTCTATTAAgttgaaaaatatatacaaatgatgCACATTTGGAAACACTATGACAAGAAATAAGGCTTATTTAATATTCCATATTCCTAGGTACTATTTTCCAAGAAAAGTAGTTTTCTATCCTCTGTCTAATTTATAATAAcaaaagaaacacagctgcttgTTTGGTTCCTAGCATATCAGGGATTCCATGAGGTATTCCTGCATGCTCATAGTAAGACTTAGAAGGTAAGCAGTATGTGACCAGTTAATTTTTCATACTGTGCAGGTAAATGCTTTACCCCTGAGCTATGCCCCCAATTTTTCTTACTGTGTACTATTTAATAGTACCATGAACCATTATAAAATAAAGTGTTCTTAGTTCTAGGAAATATGTTGATATTTTAGAGAGCCAAGGAGAAAGCTACTCTTAGAGGGTGAGTAATTCCTCTCAAAAGCAAATTGATTCTCCTTGAGCATCAAGCATAATTCCCTTGTTGTCTTTCCCTttgattcagtgtgtgtgtgtgtgtgttttaatcccGTGGTAGTAAAATGTGCATTATGCTTATAACTTTGTTTCCTCAGACAAGAACTACTTTAAAGTTTAAGACTCTcccctcatttaattttttaattaaaaaatttactatatttatttattgcatagaaatagaatggagaggggagggagagatagagaggaagaaagattgtgagacacctgcagccctgcttgatagagagacacctggatcccagcttcatcactcatgaagcttttcaccagtaggtggggactgggggatcaaacccagatccttgtgcgttgtactatgtgcactcaaccaggtgcgcccgccccccattttgttgaggggctaatggcttacaatatggttgttgacacatgggtacatcaAGACCCCAAGGCCCTCTATACCCCTACACTCCCTCcgcagagtcttttgctttgctgcagtACAACTTACCCAATTCAAActttttgttgtgttttcttttatgtccttatttcttcttctttgctaTTTTGTCCCTTCATCtcattcctttccctccttcctcagagttctttgctttggtgcaatacagcacaaCCAGCTCAAGTATCACCTTATGTTTTTCCTTACTGTTTTTACTCTTAAGTTTCatctataagtaagatcattcagtattgatCATTCTCTTTCTGCTTATTTCACTAGACATGATACCTTCTAATTCTGATCAAGATATTGTGAAAGAGAGGATCTTATAtttttgacagctgcatagtgttcaatttgtgtatatataccatagctttcttacCCACTTATCCACCATTGggaatctgggttgcttccaagtttagactACTACaagctgtgctgctatgaatataggtgtgcaTGGATCTCTTCAGATAGGTGTCTGTTTTGCAGGTGTATAtgcacaggagaggaattactggatcatagaaTAGGTTCATTTCTGGTGAATCTACAGACTGTTATTCACAGGAGTTagaacaatttacattctcaccggCAGTGCAACAGAGTTCCCTtacccccataacctctccaacagttggtgttctgtctattctaatgtatgacactctcacagatgtaaagtggtatttaattgttgtttttatttgcctcTCCTTGATTATCAGTGACTTCGTAAATTTTGCCATTTACCTATTGACCCTTTGTATCTCTTCTTAGATAAACATTCTGCCCTAGTCTatccccccttatttatttatttttaggggaAAGATCAGaactctgctcatctctggttaatAATGGTAATTGACATGGAATCTTGGCTCTCAGGCATAAAATTTCAGTGTTCTAACACTTTCAGCTACCTCTCCAGCCCTTGTCTTGCTTTCTTATTCCTGTTTCCAAAGGTTATATCTCACAGAAATTATAAAAATCCAGTTCCTCATCTTagatcctgtttttttttatttaagaaaggattaatcaacaaaaccatagggtaggaggggtacaactccacacaattcccaccacccaatctccatatcccactccctcccctgatagctttcccattctccatccctctggaagcatggacccagggtcattgtgggttgcagaaggtagaaggtctggcttctgtaattgcttccccgctgaacatgggcgttgactggtcggtccatactcccaatctgcctctctctttccctagtagggtgtgtctctggggaagctgagctccaggacacattggtggggtcttcaatccaaggaagcctggccagcatcctgatggcatctggaacctggtgactgaaaagagagttaacatacgaagccaaacaaattgttgaacaatcatggatccaaagcttggaatagtggagaggaagtgttagggaggtactcactgcaaactccagtgtacttctgctttcaggtatatattttgcagtagtttatagatacgtgtgaagatatgctctctctcacagaaactggtgtatatctaggttatgggactttgttagaaagtgaaccacctgagatggaattagagtatactatgaaaggaaaggtctcacccgagtaatgaagctgaagggttgtcattccacacgtgaagtgccTGgacaagtctgaagtgaagcatgttgaggtagcaatcgttgcgttggataggttgtgatcggcggatgcaatattatttgatagggattgggagaggcatacgggaaagtgggccctatccaagggttccaggactgggggaagtaggggctctatagtggagatgtgaggttcctgctgtcttagggttccaaaagacaatcgatagttaatgttatcattcacattatttggtaattgggttaactttgaaaagtccttttgttatggtttgctgtacaatacccagtatcttgtatatagctgtgctattggatgcttctgatctacttggtctaggcttttgagagagtccacatatcaaatacacagcctatatattaaaaagatccagtttgtgttttgaaaaactttgagacatacaattgattttccccctctcaaattaattaactagtgattatatgtctacattttgctaggagtgtacataaacaccattcccaccaacaaaagactgtgacctatccctcccacccactcccaccccccactggcccaggaagctacatgtctacccctcaccacagggtttttactttggtgccctacttacaatttggtcaggtactgcttttagagaagaattactggatcatatggaaggtgcatgtctagccttctgaaagttttccagactgctctccacagaggctgtaccaatttacattcccaccagcaatgtaaaagggttcctctgtccccacaacctcttcagcatttgttgctgcagtcctttttgatgtatgccattcttacaggagtgaggtgatatgtTAGTgctgccttaatttgcatttctctgacaatcagtgacctagagcagtttttcatatgtttgttagccttttggatctcctctgtagtgaaagttttgttcatatcctctgcccatttttggatggggtcatttgcttttttggtgctaagtttgctgagctctttatatattttggtgattagtttcttgtctgatgtctggcatgtgaagatcttttccgattctgtgaggggtctctctgtttgtttaatcatttcgttggctgtgcagaagcttttcaattagatgtagtcccattggtttgtttctgctttagtcttccttgcaattgggtttgattaatcaaagatgtcctttaggtgtaggtgggaaagtgttttaccaatgttttcctctaagtatttgattgtttctggtctgacatctaggtctttgatccatttggaattgatttttgtttctggtgagataaagtggttcaatttcattcttctgcatgttacaacccagttttcctagcaccatttattgaagaga from Erinaceus europaeus chromosome X, mEriEur2.1, whole genome shotgun sequence includes the following:
- the LOC103128377 gene encoding ferritin heavy chain-like, translating into MEAQPPPPPPPPRVRPSCYSNCEYSINMQINLELYASSVYLSMSCYFGRDDVALRHLAQFFLRLSSEERAHAEKLIQFQHQRGVHTNLPDIHVCDDWETGPKAMNFALSLEKHVNQNLSNLHKLATDMNDTQLCDFLNNHYLHVQVKSINNQTKLRTPEEDLAEYFFHKLTLDD